DNA from Acetobacter aceti NBRC 14818:
GCCGCCTTCGCACCAGCGACTCAACCGTCGGTGGACGTTTTTCCAGTCACCAAAACGGACAGGCGGGTCACGCCGGGGAATGCCGGCACGGTAACGATACAGAACCGCTTCCACTAACAGACGGTTATCGGCAGCCATTCCGCCAACATGGCCTTCGCGCCCCGGGAGGAGATCCTTTATCCGTTCCCACTGGCTGTCACTCAGGCCATATCGACGCATTCATTCTCTCCCTGAAAACAGAGAGAAAACTTCACAGATCAAACGGAAGTACAAGCCTCATAGCGCCAGATACTGACTGACGACACGACCTAGGATATTTCGACAGATTGCAATAGCAAAACAGAAAAAAAGAAATTCAATCACATTTATAAATCATAAAAAAGTGTTGATAGATTAAAAATAATTTTTGAAATAAAATATCTAGTATTTTTCTTCCCTATTTTTATAATTGCTATTTACATTAAATGAATAAATATTTATGTTTTGCTGTATTTTAATAAAGAGAATTATGAATTTTAAAAAATCTTTTACTTATAGGGAATAATTTGGATTTTTCGGAAAGCTTGCATTTTTTCGCAATATGCGAATAAATATATAAAAAATGCATAATATATGGGTTAATGGGAATGATATATTATCGTAACATCCTGTTTGCATTGTGTTTTGTGGGTAATCTTCATTCTGCCAGAGCGGCTGATGATAGTTCTGCTTTACAAGATCAGTTGGATGTTTGTTATACAAAAAAAAACTCCTGCATTATTGATCTGCATGGTGCTAAAAAGGTACTTTCAAAGACATTAAAGATAAATCCTGAAATGGTTACCATAAGAGATGCCTTATTTGAATGCCGCATGAATAATGGCGCATGCCTTTATATATCTGAAGAAGGATATGGGCACCGTAGCGACGCTACAATTAATAAACTTGAGCATATTACTCTTTTTGGAAGCAAATCAATTGATGGAATTGTCATGAATTATGATAATCCAAGAGATTATGTTACTAATGCTGCCTTTACTCTTTCAAGTGTATCTATTCAGGGGTTTGATCATGGATTGGTCCTAGGCAGCGGAGTTTGGGGAGTTGATATGTTCAATGTAATAATTGGGGGAGGGAATACTGGAATTTTTGTACCTCCTGGTACAAAAAATGCCGGAGAAAGAAATACTTTTGTTGGTGGTGCTATTTACAACAATGCGATTGTTGGGCTTGACGAGGAATCAAATATTGAACTGGATTTTCAAGGGACAAGTTTCGATTATAACAATCAGCAGATGTTTTTGAACGGACCAACTGATTTTACCGGGCATTTGGAAAACAGCGAAAACAAAAAGCCAGAGATCGTATTGAATGCTCTCCCTGGTGTGGCTGCCGGTTCATTGTATATGAGCGCTGGTTCGACGATTACTGTAAACGGGTGGAATCCAAAAGCACCAAAACAGCCATGTTATGTGGAAACCAAGGTCTCGTGGAGTAATGTCAAACTTCCTGCGACAGTGTATGGCTTTGGTGGAACTGTGGGTGGAATTTGTGGTCCTGGAAAAGTAGTAACGTGGGATGGTGAGGCTGCCAAATTCTAAAAATAGTATTATTTACCGTATAGATACCTACTGATTGTTCTTCTGCTAAAACAGAAAGATCAGCAATATATTTTGAATGAGATGTTATTGTAATTTAACAAGATTATCTAGCATCGATTATCAATCTATGCAGCCAATTTCGGTCAATACGCTTGGTATCAATGAAAGTTACATCTCCAGCGGCCGATAGCGTATGCAGCCCTTGTGTATATGGAGCGCAACGTGCTGGCGCTCTCAGTTCGGTGCCAGGATTAAAGCTGGAAGTAGTCGATAGAGGGAGGGTGGCATCTATAAGACGGACGCTATCGCCATAAACATTGGAGTCAGTCCGAGTCGGTAATATGATCCTGCCTTCTTGTATGACAGGAGAGCCGCCCATCCTACTAATGCTTTTATCACCTTCAGTTGTCTGCATGGAGATGTTTTCCCATGGTCCGCACAAATGCGTTGACTGGGCAATTTTGAGCGTCTTGGGCGCAGAGTCAGGCGAAGTATAAAACATCCACCACACCCCATCACTTTTCACAGGCGTTGCGTTAATCGTAGGGCAGGGAAATGAAAACTCAGGTACAGTTTCCCATCGCCAAGGAAAATCTACAGCACGGTACAACGTCAGTCTGTTCGATCCACAAGGATCTGGAAGCATCCAGATTTCACCGTCGTCTTCGATGAGTGTTGGGTAAGCCAGATTCCAGGTTTCAGAAAGAACAACTCGTTCCTCCATGACCTGAAACATTCCATTCAGACGAAAAGCCTTTATGACGCTTTTGCGTGTCCGGTAGTCATAATATTTAGCAAGAACATAGAGATCACCTTTGTGCCACAAACCGAACGGATCGGATAGGGAACGGAAAGAACCGTTCAAGGGCAGCCAGTGAATCGGAAATGGATCAATAGAACCCGCTTCGATTATGCGCTGTATGGGAGCAGTAATGGCTCCCGTTTTCCAGATATCGGTCCTGAAAATACTCATGATGAGTCAATAGCGGGATTCAGAACGCCTTCCAATGGTCAGGCAGATAAATCCCGGATAAAAAAAGTTGTGTTCTCACGACCCTGCCATGTATCGACACGTAGCCATCCCACGATATTCAATGTAGGCCGGCTCAGATTTTCCAATGTATCCAGTATCGCATCGTTTTTGACATTGAACATGACGGCATTGATCTTGCGATTGCCTTCACCAGACAGCGTCAGACGTATTGATCGCTTGTTTGCTCCAATCCGGAAGAAACGATCCACCTTGACATCTGCTATTGCCAGAACAGGTTCTTCATTGCCCTGCCCAAAAGGGGCAAGAACGCCAAGAGCTTTTGCCAGATCAGAAGTCGCGGCGCTGGGAGGAATAATGGCGTCCACTGAAAGGAACGGTTTCTTGGGATAGACTCTGACCGCCTCAAAACGCTCATTCAGGAAAGCGTGAAATGCGGGCAAGTCTTCTCGGGCAAGAGTAAATCCACACGCCGCTGCATGACCGCCTGCCGCGATGAGAAGGCCATGTTCCTTGGCGGCAATGACTGCAGCACCCACGTCGAAGCCGGGAATGGAGCGTCCTGATCCCTTGAGCTTCCCATGCTCGTCTTCGGAAGCGACAAAAGAAGGGCGGTTGAATTCGTCCTTGATACGGCTTGCAACAATTCCGACGACGCCGGCATGCCAGTCTTGGCTCGTGACGAGGAGGGCGGCATTGCCTGCATCGAACTGAAGACGGGCCTGCTCCATCGCGGCATCCAGAATGTCTGCTTCTACATCCTGCCGCTTACGATTGACGTCATTCAGGCGTTCAGCCATCTGGCGGGCCGAAAAATCATCTTCAGCAGCCAGCAGTTTGAAACCGAGATCCGATTCAGCAATCCGGCCGCCTGCATTGATCCTTGGACCCAGCGCGAAACCGCATGAAAAAGCGTTGGGTTTCTCAACGACGCTCGCAATTTCCATCAGCGTGCGTAGCCCGACACGCTGACGCTTTCCCATCACGCGCAATCCCTGATGGACAAAAGCGCGGTTAATGTCCTGCAAAGGCATGACGTCGCAGATGGTAGCAAGCGCGACCAGATCCAGACAGGCGAGTAGATCCGGCTCGGGCTGGTCTTCGGAAAAATAGCCGTTGCAACGCAAGGCGCGCGTCGTTGCGATCAGCGTGACAAACGTGAGAGCCGCTGCACAGAGATGGTTCAGGCCAGAAGCGCAGTCTGGCTGATTGGGATTGACCAGCGCATGAATGTCGGGAAGCGACAGTTCCGCTTTGTGATGATCAATGACAACCACATCAGCTTTCTGCTTCAGGCAGGACAGAATGGAAGCAGCGGCTGTGCCGCAATCCAGGCAGACAACAAGGGATGCCCCGCGCTCCACCAGTCCAAGAAGGGCCTGTTCGTTCGGGCCGTAGCCCTCCTTCATCCGATCAGGGATGTGGGTATATACGACACACCCAAACTGACGGAAATACTCTGTCAGCAGTGCTGATGAGCAGGCTCCATCAACATCATAATCGCCCAGAATACCGACGGTTTCATGATTTTGGACAGCCTTTGCCAGACGTGCCGCAGCAACGTCCATGTCTTTCAGGCAGGAGGGATCAGGAAGAAAAGTGCGTAGCCGCGGTTCAATGAAAGCGGATGCTGTTTCCGCCTTCAGGCCACGCATCGCCATGATACGGGCAACAATTTCGGGGAGCCCGCAGGACTGCGCGATAGCGCTTCCCAACCGAAGAGTTGCTGGATCATCGGCTCCTGATCGCCAGACCCAGCGATGCCCCAGAAGACTCTCTGTGACCCCTAAAACAGGTTCTGGAAGAGTGTTTTCCTCGGTCGTGTCAGGGAGTTCCTCTTCCAGAATCATCGTATGAGCCGTTCAAGAGCGCTCAGGAAACGCTCCAGGTCTTGGTGTTGTAGTTATGGTAGCCCTCAATAAAGCGAAGCGTGCCGGACTTTGAGCGCATCACGAGGGAGTGAGTCACGGAGCGATGCGGCATACGCTTCACACCTTTCAGCAGGAACCCGGTGGTGACGCCCGTTGCGGAGAAAAGCACATCGCCGGAAGCCAGATCATGCAGGCCGAGCTTGCGGTCCGGCTGCTTGTTGGGGTTCATCTTCTGGGCGCGTTCACGCTGCGCGTCGTCTTCAAACATCAGACGGGCCTGCATCTGGCCACCCATGCAACGGACTGCTGCCGCTGCCAGAACACCTTCAGGCGCGCCGCCAGAACCGGCGTAAATATCAACAGAAGAGGTCTCAAGACACGCAGCAATACCAGCCGCCACATCACCATCGGAGATCAGACGGACACGGGCTCCAGCCTCGCGGGTCTTGGCAATCAGTTCTTCATGGCGCTCACGCTCAAGCGCGCACAGCGTGATGTCACCGATATGGCGACCGCGAGCCTTTGCGAGGTTGCGAAGGTTCTCGCCAATCGATGCGTCAAGGTCGATCACATCGTCAGGAAGACCTGCGCCGACAATCAGCTTGTCCATATAGACGTCTGGTGCGTGCAGGAAATTGCCACGCTCTGCGAGCGCCACGACAGTAATCGCGTTTGGCATGTCCTTGGCGCAGAGATTGGTGCCTTCCAGCGGATCGACAGCGATGTCCATTGCCGGACCGCCAGCGCCAACCTTCTCACCGATATAGAGCATCGGCGCTTCGTCCATCTCGCCTTCACCGATGACGACCGTGCCATCAATGGCGACCGTATCGAAAGCCTTGCGCATGGCTTCCACCGCTGCGCCATCGGCATCGTTCTTCTTGCCGCGACCCGTCCAGCGAGCGGACGCCACGGCTGCGGCTTCGGTGACACGAACCAGCTCAAGGGCCAGATTTCGGTCCGAGACGACGTAGGAGGGGGTATTCGTTTCGGCCGACATATCTGTTGCTCCGGTCAGAAAAATGACGTGGCTTTAAGCCATGTTAATAATTGATGGTACCACCCGAGAAGGCTGAGGTCGAGATCAGAAGTTTTCGATGCGAATGAGCACAGGCTCCGCTGAGACTACATCCAGAGCAGCAATGCGCTGACGGGCGGCCTGCATTGCACTTTCATCAGTCGGATGCGTGACCAGTACCAGCGGCACGTTCTGCTCCTGTTTTGCGGAAGGATGCTGGATCATGCTGCTGAGGGAAACGCCACAATCACGCAGGATGGCGGTGATGTCGGCAATCACGCCAGCACGGTCTGCAACACTGAGACGCAGATAGAATGCGCCATGCCATTCAGATGCCGGACGGCTCTGTGTGGCTTTCAGTGTGGTCACATCCGTGCCCCAGACCGGGACGGTGTTGCCACGTGCAATGTCGATGATATCGGCGGCAACAGCACTTGCAGTCGGGCCAGCACCAGCGCCACGACCTTCGACCATCAGACGACCGACAAAGGTGCCTTCAGCAATGACGGCGTTGAACACACCATCAACCTGAGCAATCGGTGTTGCTTCCGGCACAAGACAGGGCGCGACACGAGCTTCCACGCCCCGCTCGGACTGACGGGCCAGACCAAGCAGCTTGATGCGATAGCCCAGCGTGCGGGCAAAAGTCAGATCAAGCGCGCCGATGCAGCGGATGCCCTCAACATGCACGCTGTCGAACTCGACAGGCTGACCGAAGGCGAGGGAAGCAAGGATCGTCAGCTTGTGGGCTGCATCGATTCCGTCAACGTCTGTGGAAGGATCAGCTTCCGCGTAGCCCAGTTCCTGAGCTTCAGCGAGCACGTCGCTGAAGTCACGTCCGGTTTCCCGCATTGCAGTCAGGATGTAGTTGCAGGTGCCATTTAGAATGCCACCAATGGACAGCAAACGATCCGCAGCCAGACCTTCCCGGACCGTCTTGATGGCGGGGATGCCGCCAGCGACAGCCGCTTCAAACAGCAGTGGCGCATTGTTGGCAGCACTCAGGCGGGCGAGGCTGTCCCCATGCACGGCCAGAAGCGCCTTGTTCGCTGTCACTACGGCCTTGCCTGCCTTCAGGGCAGCTTCAACCAGCGAGCGGGCGGTGCCTTCGGAGCCGCCGATCAGTTCGACAACGACATCGACATTCGGATCAGAGGCGAGATCGACGGCATTGCTGTGCCATGTGAGGGCGCTCAGATCGATACCGCGATCACGCGTCTTGTCACGGGCAGCGACAGCCGTGATTTCGATCGGGCGACCGGCCCGCTTTGTAATGATATCCGCGTTGTCACGCAGGAGAATGGCAAGACCGGCACCTACTGTGCCGAGACCCGCAACACCAAGGCGCAGCGGGGTTTTGGAAGCGACGTCTCCTTTAGACGAACTCACGACGCGGTATCCTCCAGAGCGGACTGTTTCTGTTGTGGGCCCTGTTGGCTGGGCCCGTTAATGCCATTGGCGTTCAGGAAGCCCTTGATGGCGCGGGTTGCCTGACGCAGACGCTGGGTGTTCTCCACCAGACCGATACGCACGAACCCTTCGCCATGCTCACCGAAGCCAAGCCCCGGCGCGACGGCCACACCCGCTTCCTGCAGGAGTAGCTTGGAGAACGCGACGCTTCCCATATCCCGGAACTTCTCGGGGATCGGCGCCCAAGCGAACATCGAGCCTTCCGGCTTGGGAACATCCCAGCCGGCAGCGTGCAGGCCACGCAGCAGCACGTCGCGGCGATCTTTGTAGAGCTGGCGAATTTCCGCCACGCAATCCTGCGGACCGCTGAGTGCTGCGACAGCCGCGACCTGAATTGGTGTGAACGCACCGTAATCGAGGTAGGATTTGATCCGTGCCAGCGCTTCGATCAGGCGCGGATTTCCGGCGGCGAAGCCCATCCGCCAACCCGCCATCGAATAGGTCTTCGACAGTGAAGTGAACTCGACGGCGATATCTTTCGCTCCTTCGACCGCCAGAATGGAAGGCGGCACGAGGTCGCCGAAATAAATCTCGGCATAGGCCAGATCGGACAGGATGAAGATTTCTTCCCGACGGCAGAATTTGACGATTTCCTTGTAGAAATCGAGGTCTGCCAGATACGCCGTCGGGTTGGACGGGAAGTTGACGATCAGTGCAGTCGGCTTCGGCACCGAATGACGCACGGCACGCTCAAGAGCGCGCAGCATCTCGTCATCAGGATAGGCCGGGATCGAGCGCACGGACGCGCCAGCAATGATGAAGCCGAACTGATGGATCGGGTAAGACGGGTTCGGAACCAGAATAGTGTCGCCTGGGCTTGTGATGGCTGAAGCCAGATTGGCGAGACCTTCCTTGGAACCCAGTGTCGCGATGACTTCCGTATCCGGATCAAGCTTCACGTTGAAACGGCGGTCATAATAGCCAGCCAGAGCCTTGCGCAGGCCGGGAATGCCACGACTGACCGAATATCCGTGACTGCGTGGGTCCGCGACGGTCTCCACAAGCTTCTTCACGATATGCGAGGGAGTCGGGCTGTCCGGATTTCCCATGCCGAGGTCAATGATATCCTCGCCCCGCGCTCGGGCTGCGGCCTTGGCTTTGTTGACCTCCGCGAAAACGTAGGGAGGAAGGCGACGGATACGATGGAACTCTTCGGTCATGACCGGACTGTCCTGAGTGGCTCTTACGGCTCTTGCTGCCAGAATGGCGGGGAAAAAGGTATAGGAAGGGATGAGGGTGGTGGCAAGGTTCCGACTGTCAGCGGGTGTCGCTCTTCTGGTTTCATAATGTCGGGATTCATTAGAGTCGTAAGAATCTTGAAAATACGTGTATCAAAAGAGTCGTAAGAATCTTGAAAATACGTGTATCAAAGTATATTGTTTTCATAACGAAATATATTGTCTTGTCGCATCCGTGACCTGAGGGAATTCTCATGACTGGTAACAGCCGTTTCGTCAGTCGTCTGGTCGGGTGCGTTACTGTCATTATGGGTCTTGCCTGCGGAATGACTGAAGTCCGGGCAAAGCCACCTTCCTTCAGTCACGTTTATGTTTTTGGTGACAGCTACAGTGATAACGGGGCTGCTCTGATGGTCTCGGAAGAAGCCGTAAAGGTGAAAATTCCGGATGCGATCGTGCTGCCCGCTGCGCCGGAAAGCGGCCTGTATTGGCAGGGGCGATGGAGCAACGGCCCGACAGCCGTCGAACTGCTGGCCAAAAAGATTGGCGCGGGATTGAGTGATTATGCCGTCGGTGGCGCACGCTGCGGGAGCGGAAATTATTACAGTTGGCTCGATAGTTGGCGTGACACCGGCCTGCGGGGACAGGTGCTCAGCTTTCTGTCGCAGCTCCAGACACTCGACCCAAAGGCGCTGTATGTTGTCGGAGCCTCAGCCAATGATCTGTTTCAGAAAATCGACTTCGCAAAACCTGTTTCCATTCCGGACGCTGCCAACCAGTGCGCGACCGATGTAAGGGATGTCATTGCTCTGCTCCAAAGTGGCGGAGCGCGTCATTTTCTTGTTTTTGGTGTCTACGCTCTCGATCGTGTGCCGGCTGTGGCCAACACGCCTGCCGCAGTCAGTCAGGCGCGGGAGTTTGAAGACGCATTTGACAGCAAAATGCAGGTAATGCTGTCCGGCATGAACAAGATGCCAGACACAACATTGAACTGGTTTTCCTGGCGTAAAGCGACGGAGGAACTGGTCCGTTCCAGCAAGGATTCAGGTCTGGCCAACGTTGAGACGCCCTGTCAGATCACGTTACCAAAGCCCCAGAAAGCCTGCGCAAAACCTGATGCTTACCTGTGGTGGGATGAATATCATCCGACACGCCATGCTCATGCCCTGATAGCCACACGAATGGTTGAAGCTCTGCAACAACCCTGATTTTGCCAGTGATCGCATGAAATCGGAGATCAACTCCGTTTCACTCTTTGTCGGTACTATTGTTTTGTTACCTCGTCTCATGCTCTGGATGAGAACAAGAAAAACAATAAGAACCGGTGACAAGCATGTCAGAGCAAAACGTCATTGAGGCGCATACGTCTCAGGACATCCGTCTGAATCAGATATTCAGCAAGGTCACGCTGCGGCTGATCCCTTATATCTTTGTCTGTTATCTCTTTAATTATCTCGACCGTGTGAATGTCGGCTTCGCCAAGCTGAGCATGCTGGACAGCCTCCACATGAGTGAGACGGCCTATGGGCTAGGAGCGGGGATTTTCTTTCTTGGCTACATTGCATGCGGCATTCCCAGCAATCTCATGCTGGCGAAAATCGGCGCCCGACGCTGGCTGGCGCTGATCATGATCGTGTGGGGCTGGCTTTCAACCAGTCTGATGTTCGTTGAAACGACGACCGGATTTTATATCCTGCGTTTCCTGACGGGTGCTGCGGAAGCCGGGTTTTTCCCCGGCATGGTGCTTTACCTCACGCAATGGTTTCCCGCGCAGCGACAGGGCAGGGCGCTCACCCTTTTCATGGCGGCCATTCCGCTCTCCGGTGTGCTGGGAAGTCCTCTCTCTGGTCTCATCATGAACTGGTTCAGGGGCAACAGCCACGGGTTTGAAGCCTGGCAGTGGCTCTTCCTGCTGGAAGGACTGCCAACAGTGCTCCTCGGTATCGGCATGTTTCTGTTCCTGCGTGATTCGGCTGATGAGGTTGCGTGGCTGAATGCAGAAGAAAAAGGGCTGCTGTCGGATACACTCGCTCAGGATCGGCAAAATCGCCCCAGACAGGTCTCGGCCAGATTTTC
Protein-coding regions in this window:
- the glpX gene encoding class II fructose-bisphosphatase, which gives rise to MSAETNTPSYVVSDRNLALELVRVTEAAAVASARWTGRGKKNDADGAAVEAMRKAFDTVAIDGTVVIGEGEMDEAPMLYIGEKVGAGGPAMDIAVDPLEGTNLCAKDMPNAITVVALAERGNFLHAPDVYMDKLIVGAGLPDDVIDLDASIGENLRNLAKARGRHIGDITLCALERERHEELIAKTREAGARVRLISDGDVAAGIAACLETSSVDIYAGSGGAPEGVLAAAAVRCMGGQMQARLMFEDDAQRERAQKMNPNKQPDRKLGLHDLASGDVLFSATGVTTGFLLKGVKRMPHRSVTHSLVMRSKSGTLRFIEGYHNYNTKTWSVS
- a CDS encoding MFS transporter, with the translated sequence MSEQNVIEAHTSQDIRLNQIFSKVTLRLIPYIFVCYLFNYLDRVNVGFAKLSMLDSLHMSETAYGLGAGIFFLGYIACGIPSNLMLAKIGARRWLALIMIVWGWLSTSLMFVETTTGFYILRFLTGAAEAGFFPGMVLYLTQWFPAQRQGRALTLFMAAIPLSGVLGSPLSGLIMNWFRGNSHGFEAWQWLFLLEGLPTVLLGIGMFLFLRDSADEVAWLNAEEKGLLSDTLAQDRQNRPRQVSARFSEVVRSPAIWILGLLYFCIQSSVYAINFWLPTIIRNIGFHDVGVIGWVSAIPYLGACFFMIAAGRSSDQRRERRWHLAIPLLMAAFGLACSAAFHDNALISVAGLTIATAGALSGLPLFWPLSNGFLSAEAAAGGVALINSLGQLAGFLSPYFVGWIKDATGRTDMALYGLVALALLGVMIVLRIPAERVSR
- a CDS encoding glucosamine inositolphosphorylceramide transferase family protein, translating into MSIFRTDIWKTGAITAPIQRIIEAGSIDPFPIHWLPLNGSFRSLSDPFGLWHKGDLYVLAKYYDYRTRKSVIKAFRLNGMFQVMEERVVLSETWNLAYPTLIEDDGEIWMLPDPCGSNRLTLYRAVDFPWRWETVPEFSFPCPTINATPVKSDGVWWMFYTSPDSAPKTLKIAQSTHLCGPWENISMQTTEGDKSISRMGGSPVIQEGRIILPTRTDSNVYGDSVRLIDATLPLSTTSSFNPGTELRAPARCAPYTQGLHTLSAAGDVTFIDTKRIDRNWLHRLIIDAR
- a CDS encoding LL-diaminopimelate aminotransferase, translating into MTEEFHRIRRLPPYVFAEVNKAKAAARARGEDIIDLGMGNPDSPTPSHIVKKLVETVADPRSHGYSVSRGIPGLRKALAGYYDRRFNVKLDPDTEVIATLGSKEGLANLASAITSPGDTILVPNPSYPIHQFGFIIAGASVRSIPAYPDDEMLRALERAVRHSVPKPTALIVNFPSNPTAYLADLDFYKEIVKFCRREEIFILSDLAYAEIYFGDLVPPSILAVEGAKDIAVEFTSLSKTYSMAGWRMGFAAGNPRLIEALARIKSYLDYGAFTPIQVAAVAALSGPQDCVAEIRQLYKDRRDVLLRGLHAAGWDVPKPEGSMFAWAPIPEKFRDMGSVAFSKLLLQEAGVAVAPGLGFGEHGEGFVRIGLVENTQRLRQATRAIKGFLNANGINGPSQQGPQQKQSALEDTAS
- a CDS encoding homoserine dehydrogenase, with the translated sequence MSSSKGDVASKTPLRLGVAGLGTVGAGLAILLRDNADIITKRAGRPIEITAVAARDKTRDRGIDLSALTWHSNAVDLASDPNVDVVVELIGGSEGTARSLVEAALKAGKAVVTANKALLAVHGDSLARLSAANNAPLLFEAAVAGGIPAIKTVREGLAADRLLSIGGILNGTCNYILTAMRETGRDFSDVLAEAQELGYAEADPSTDVDGIDAAHKLTILASLAFGQPVEFDSVHVEGIRCIGALDLTFARTLGYRIKLLGLARQSERGVEARVAPCLVPEATPIAQVDGVFNAVIAEGTFVGRLMVEGRGAGAGPTASAVAADIIDIARGNTVPVWGTDVTTLKATQSRPASEWHGAFYLRLSVADRAGVIADITAILRDCGVSLSSMIQHPSAKQEQNVPLVLVTHPTDESAMQAARQRIAALDVVSAEPVLIRIENF
- a CDS encoding SGNH/GDSL hydrolase family protein; this translates as MTGNSRFVSRLVGCVTVIMGLACGMTEVRAKPPSFSHVYVFGDSYSDNGAALMVSEEAVKVKIPDAIVLPAAPESGLYWQGRWSNGPTAVELLAKKIGAGLSDYAVGGARCGSGNYYSWLDSWRDTGLRGQVLSFLSQLQTLDPKALYVVGASANDLFQKIDFAKPVSIPDAANQCATDVRDVIALLQSGGARHFLVFGVYALDRVPAVANTPAAVSQAREFEDAFDSKMQVMLSGMNKMPDTTLNWFSWRKATEELVRSSKDSGLANVETPCQITLPKPQKACAKPDAYLWWDEYHPTRHAHALIATRMVEALQQP
- the recJ gene encoding single-stranded-DNA-specific exonuclease RecJ; protein product: MILEEELPDTTEENTLPEPVLGVTESLLGHRWVWRSGADDPATLRLGSAIAQSCGLPEIVARIMAMRGLKAETASAFIEPRLRTFLPDPSCLKDMDVAAARLAKAVQNHETVGILGDYDVDGACSSALLTEYFRQFGCVVYTHIPDRMKEGYGPNEQALLGLVERGASLVVCLDCGTAAASILSCLKQKADVVVIDHHKAELSLPDIHALVNPNQPDCASGLNHLCAAALTFVTLIATTRALRCNGYFSEDQPEPDLLACLDLVALATICDVMPLQDINRAFVHQGLRVMGKRQRVGLRTLMEIASVVEKPNAFSCGFALGPRINAGGRIAESDLGFKLLAAEDDFSARQMAERLNDVNRKRQDVEADILDAAMEQARLQFDAGNAALLVTSQDWHAGVVGIVASRIKDEFNRPSFVASEDEHGKLKGSGRSIPGFDVGAAVIAAKEHGLLIAAGGHAAACGFTLAREDLPAFHAFLNERFEAVRVYPKKPFLSVDAIIPPSAATSDLAKALGVLAPFGQGNEEPVLAIADVKVDRFFRIGANKRSIRLTLSGEGNRKINAVMFNVKNDAILDTLENLSRPTLNIVGWLRVDTWQGRENTTFFIRDLSA